CCGGACGTGGCACCATCGGCGCGTTGGGGCATCCGATCCAGCAGGGGCAACTTGCCGTGCTGGGTCCCGGCGACCGGATCACGGTGGGTGCCGACACCGAACAGGACAGCAACCGCCCCGCGCTGGAGGTGCTGTTACTGGGTGGCCGACCCATCCGGGAACGGGTCGTGGCCTATGGACCGTTCGTGATGAACACCAAGGCGGAGTTGATCCAGGCCGTGGAGGACTATCAGGCAGGTCGGTTCGGGGCCATTCCGCCCAACGCCCTCATGCCACACGTCGCGCGCTGACCGTGAATTGCCTACCGCCGGAATGCTCGGCGGTAGGCACTCGGCGTCGTCGCGGTGACCTTTCGTAGATGTGTCCGCATGGCCGTCACGCTGCCGAATCCGCATTGTGCGGCAATCGATTCCATGGTCATGTCGGTATTCTCCAGCAATTCGCGAGCGCGGGTGGCGCGCTGCACGTCGAGCCAGCGCTTGGGCGTCGTGCCCACTTCCTCGCCGAAGCGGCGGTTGAACGTCCGAAGGCTCAGATGTGCGTGGCGGGCCAGTGTGGACACATCGTCGACATCGGCGAGACGCTCGGCCGCCCAGCTCAACGTGGGGCCGATACCACTGGAATCGTGAGATGTCTTGCTCGGCGGAATGAACTGAGCCTGCCCGCCGTCACGGTGCGGCGCCATCACGTTCCAGCGGGCCATATCCGACGCCGCGGCGGCCCCCAACTCGCGTCGCACCACGTGCAGGCACAGGTCCATGCCGGCCGACAGTCCCGCCGAGGTGAGGATGTCGCCATCGTCCACATACAGCGCATCGGGCCGCAGATCGACCAGCGGATAGAGCCTGCGCATGTCGTCGCAGTACTCCCAATGCGTGGTGGCGGGCCTCCCGTCCAGCAAGCCCGCGGCGGCGAGGACGAATGCGCCCAGGCAGATGCTGAACAACACCGCCCCACGTTGATGGGCGCTCGTCAGTGCGCCCAACACCTCGTCCGGTGGCGGGTAGTCGTGGGGGGCGCGTGCGGGAACGACGACGATGTCGGCGGTCTCAAGCGCATCGATGCCGTGTTCCACTTCGAGATTGAAACCATCTGGCGTCCAGACACTTCCAGGACGATGGCCACAGGTCACCAGATCGAATCCGTCCGGCTGGCCCGAGCGGCCCGGCCCTCTGCGGAACATCTGCACGGCGCACGCCAAGTCGTAGGTGATGACGCCGTCGAGAGCGAGTGCCGCCACCGTCTTGGTGCCCATACCTCACTATGGCATGAATCCGAGCATCTGTGGCATTCATGCCACTGGCCGCCGTCGGCGCCGCGGTCTTGACTCACAAGATGACGACGACCGAATTGGACTGGCACTGGGCGACCCGAACCGGTGGCGAGGTCTCCAGCGCCCAACGGCGTGCTCTGTTGGGCCGTTTGTTTCGCGCATTGCCCGCGATGGTTGGCGATGCGGTCAAAACCCGGGTGGGCCGTCGTGGGCAGGGTCGAGTCGAGTTCGAGTCGATCGCCGTGCCCGATTCCGCGCTTGCGCTCGCGGCCGAGCAGGAGGCGCGGGATTGTGTCACCGGGCACGTGCTTGAACACTCGTACCGCACATACTTCTTCGGAAAGGCATTGGCACTGCTGGACGGTGTGCAAGTCGACGACGAACTCGTATACGTCTCCAGCCTGCTGCATGATCTGCAGCTGGAGCACCCGACACCGGGGCGGTGTTTCGCGGTGGTCGGTGGTGAGCGCGCCGCGCAGTTCGTCAGGGCTCATGGGGCTCCCGAGGATCGTGCGGAGGCCGTCGGCGCCGCGATCGCGGCGCACATCACGCTGGGAGCCAGCGAAAACCTTGCAGACCCAGGTGGATTCGTATCGGCGGGGGCGGGCACCGACGTGTTCGGGCTACGGCTGTCAGACCTCGACGCCGCGTGGGTAGAGGAGCTACTGCGCCGGCACCCCCGATTGGAATTCAAGCGACACATGCTCAAGGCGTGGGCGAACGAAGGCGCAGCGGTGCCCAGGGGGCGGGCGGCGTGGCTGACTCGCTATGCGGCGTTCCCGCTGCTGGTCAAGGCCGCACCCTTCAGCGAGTAGTGGTTACTGCTGTAACAGCCTGCGCAGCAGATGTAGGGCGACGGTGGTTGCGCGCTCGCGAATCTGGTTGCGATTACCCGGGATGACAACCCGGAGATCGGCCTTCTCCCCCGCCGCGGTCTTCGCGCAGAAACACACCGTTCCCACCGGCTTGTCCGGCGTACCGCCGCCCGGCCCGGCAACGCCCGTGGTGGACACCGCGACATCGGCACCCAGCGCCTTCAGCGCACCGTCCGCCATGGCCTCGGCGACCTGCGGTGACACCGCCCCATGACTGGTGAGCAGCTGTGGATCCACATGCAGCTGACCCACTTTGACGTCATTGGCGTAGCTGATGACACCGCCCAGGAAGTACGCGGATGAACCCGGAACATCGGCGATCCGGGCCCCCAACAACCCCGCGGTACACGACTCGGCAACGGCCAGACGTCTCCCGCTCAGCAACCGGGCCACCAGCTCATCGACGGTCGAACCGTCGGAAGAGAACAGCGCCGAACCATGCCGGGTGTGGATGAACTCATGGAGGCGATCCCAGATGGGGCCGGCAGACGACTCGAATCGGGTGACCACCTCCACCTCACTACGCCGCAGGCAGGTGGTGATCTCCAGTGCGCCAAGGCTTCCCAGCTCCGATTCGGCGAGCCGGAGGGTCTCGGCGATATCCGGTTCGGTGATGCCGTACAGGCGCAGGGTGGTCTGTTCGATGGCCGCGGCGTCTTCTCCCACCAGCGCCCGGAAGGGCGCGGCATCGACGGCCGACGACCACATCCGTTGAAGCTCGTGCGGGGGCCCCGGCAGCACGATGATGACCACCTTGCCCTTGCACATGATTGCACCGGGTGCGGTGCCTACCGGATCCAGCGCCTGTCCCTGCGCAGGTACGAGCGCCTGTTTGGCAATGCCGACACGCAACGCCTCCCAGTCGACGTTCTCCCAGCGCTTCGCCATCGGCCGCAGCCGATCCATGATGGCAGCTTCTAGGGCGGCATTGAAAATGAGTGTGGTACCGGCGAATTCGGCCACGGTGGGCAGCGTCATGTCGTCTGCGGTGGGCCCGAGTCCGCCGGAGGTGACGATGAGATCGACCCCTTGATCGGCGAGAAACTCCAGTTGCGCTATCAGATCCTCTTTGCGGTCCCCGCAGACGCAGATATGGGCTACGTCAACCCCCACTTCTCGGAGATGCTCGGAAAGCCATGGCCCGTTTGCGTCGGCGACCCGCCCGGTGAGGACTTCGGTGCCCGTGACCACGATTCCCGCGCGCAACATGTCAGCAGCCTAGGCCGGTACGTTCGATGGCATGACTGTGGGCATCGACGAAGGCGCCGTCATCGAATACATCATCACGACGTTCCCGGATCTACAACACGAGGTTGTGCAGGGCAATTGGTTCTTTTTCCGCGGCGACGACCGTCAGGTGCCGGTGATCACCCTGATGTCCAACGAGGCATTCGACACGTACTCAGATTTGGGGCGCCCGGCGGTGTATCGACTCAACATCGGGGTCGGCGGTGACACTTTTGCGAACATCGCGGGAGGCTGCGATGTCTCGGTAGAGGTCGACTACACCGAGTTCGATCGGATCCTGCCTCATCCGGAGTATGGCGGTGCCAAATGGATATGCGTGGTCAATCCGGGTGAGGACACCTTTGCCGACGTCGTCAGGCCGTTGTTGGCCGAGGCCTGTGCACGTGGCCGACAGAACTAGATACCCGCCACGTACGCCCATAGTTCACGCCCGCCGAAGGACTCGCCCAGACTCGGCAGCGTCGGCCCCTCGCTCTGGAAGCCGTGCGCGGCGAGGGCGCCGATCAGGTGTTGGTCATCGACCCGTGGCGCAACGACGATCCGTCTCGTGGTCGCGGGACCGAGGGCCATGCGCCCGGCCAGGTCGGCGATGGTCGGGGTGAGTGCGTCCTCGGGCGCATCGGGACGTGGTCTGCCGATGAGCTCGGTCGTGGAGCTACCCGGGTCGACGGCTATCTCGACGGTGCCCGCAGGCCGGTCGGCCACCACCTCGATCTGGCGGTCCGGGGCAGCAGCCACGGTGCGCCGACAGCGACTGCGGAGTTCGTAGTGCCCACGCGCCACCAGGTCACCCCACGAGACCGCCGTCCGGCGTCCGACCTTCCACGAAGGCATGTTGTTCGAGAGTGCATCTCGCGCGCGGCGGAGCGTGGCAAGATTCTCGGTTGAGTTGCTCTGGAACCAAATCTGGTGATCGGTTGGCCGGCCGCCGTATTCGCGGAGCCGACGGCATGTTTGCAGCTGTGACCAGCCGACCGACTCGGCCAGTTTCTGCACCGCGACGTTCTGCACCGCAAGCGGCGCCACTGCGTGCGGAACGTCGGGGTTGGCCTCGAATCCGGCGATGATCAGGGATGTTTGTGCCCACTTGGTCACCGTGTGGGGAACCCCGGCGGTCCATGTCGATACCTCGGTGCCGCCCGTGCGCGGGTGTCGCCCCGCCATGCTCAGGTGCCCCAGCACGCGTTCACGACCCGCATCGAGGTGTACGAGCAGATATGAGGCCCCACCGCGTGCCACGTCGGCCAGGGCCTGCTTCCAGGTGTCGATCCACATGTACGGCGAATGCGCCGCGGCCCAGGACATGTCCGTGCGGCCGAAGGCCGGTGCCAGCCGCTTTTCGTAACGCAGATTGGTTTCTCGCCAGGACGGCCCGTCGGAGAGCCGCGGCGTGCGCAGCATGACGGTCATTCCGTCGATTTCGACCGGACCCAGGCAGCTCGGGGCGACCGGTCGATGACTCGCATGCATCACGGCAGGGTAGCGCACCATGCCGCGGATGCATCGGTGATTAATCGCCCACTGCGAGAAGGCGATTGCGGTGTACAGGCTGTCTATTTCGGCTGCGCGGTGGTCAACAGCGTCCACATCCGGCGTTTGACGCCGGGCTCTCCGAGGCTTGGTGGCGCCTCCCCCTCGTCGAGGAAGCCCTGTGCGGCAAGCCGGTCGGCGAGCGCTGAGTCGACGTCGCGGACCGCGACGACCGTCCGTCGCGACCCGTCCGGCCGATCTGCCAGATGGCTCGCGAGGATGGACACCACCGAGATGCGGGCAGCGTCCGATATCGAAGAGCTCAGCCGGGGCACCAGCTCCGTTGTCGAGGTTCCGGCGTCGGAATGAACATCGACCGAACCCCCCGGGTGCCCGCCGACCAAGACGCGGTACCGACCACGATCCGCCGGTTCGATGCGTATCACTTCCCCACTGGTGGAGGATATTTCGAATGAGCGAACGGATGCCGGAGCGTGCCATCTGCGACGCACCAGCTGGCGGGCGCGGATAACGGCAAATCGCGCCCATGCGGTCAGGTATTCGGCCGGCGGCGCACTGGATGTGGGCGGCGCGAGATCCATTTTCGCGAGGGGGATCTCCGTCAGTCGACGCCTGATCCAATCCCGATAGTCGGCCGTGTTGGCGAGAAGCCAGATGTGATGGTCCGACAACTGCCCGTCGTAGGCGCGCAACGCGCGACGTGTTTGTAGCTGGGTCCACCCCATGGACTCGGAGAACCGGTTTGCGCGGATATTCGACACGGCAACCGGCGCCAGGGCATGTGGGAGGTTGGGGCTTGCGTCGAATGCCGAGAGCACCGTGGTCAACTGGGCCCACGCACTCACCGCCGCCGGGACATCGACAGCCCACGAGGAGACCTCCGCGCCCCCGGTGCGCGGATCATGTCCGGTCATCGAGAAATGGCCGAGGACCTTTTCGGCACCGTCGTCGATACGTACCAGCAGATACGAGACGCCTCCCGCGCGCGCATCCGCGAGGGCCGACCGCCAGGTGTCCACCCACATGACCGGAGAATGTGCGCTCTCCCAGTCCATGTCGTCGCGATGGAACGCCGGTGAGAGTCTCGCGGTGAACGTCAGTGCGGTTTCTCGCCAGGACGGGCCGTCCGCCAGCCGGGGTGGCCGCAGCGTCACGGTCATCCCCTCGATCGTGACGGGGCCGCGGTCCACCGACAACCGGGTCTGACATTTGCTGCGCACCGGGCAAGGCTACCGCAGAAACGTTCGCTATGCGAGAACGGTCAGCCGCCGGGAACCAGGACGAGCGGAACCCGCCTCGCGCCGATGAGGCGATGCGACACCGATTGCCCGAGGAGGGTGTCGAGTGCCGACGCGGGTCCTCCCCGTGGACTCCCCAGGACGATCATCAAAGCGTCATGCCGCTGCGCCACCGCGAGAAGCTGAACGGCAGTGGGGCCGTGTGCCCGGTGGTATTCCCACGACACGTCACTGGCTGCGAGTTCGTCGTGCGCCGCGGCTTCGGCGGCGTCAACAGCCGTGCGCGACTGTGATTCCCAGTTATCGCCGTCGGGGTCCAACGGCTCGTCGTCCATGTCCTGGATGTGCACAACGTGCACGTGTGCGGCCAGCCGTCGCCCCAGATCGACCGCGAAGCGTAGTGCTGCGGTGCTTGGCGGATAGTGGTCCCATCCGACCACCAAGTGGGCGGCGGGTGACTCGCTCATAGCTCCATCCTCACGCCAACGCCCATCCCAGCGCCAGCCCCGCCGCACATGCGCCGACAGAGCCGAGCAATGTCCCAAATGTGTTGTACAGCGCCAGTGCCCACCGTCGCTGCTCGATCAACCGCACCGACTCGACACTGGCGGTGCTGAAGGTTGTGTAGCCGCCGCAGAATCCGGTGCCCAGCAGGGTGAGCAGTTGCGGGGACGCGTGGTGGAACACCACCAGTCCGGCCAGCAGGCCGATGAGGGCCGATCCGGTGAGGTTGATGAACAGCGTCGTCCAGGGAAACCGACGGGTCCACCGGTACTTGACGGCCGAATCCACCACGAATCGCAGTACCGCTCCCAGCGCCCCGGCCAGGATGACCGCCACGACCATCATTCGGGACCGCCCGAATAGCGTGCGAGAACTCGGGCCGCGGCGGCTATCCCGCCCAGCGCGGCGACCAAGCCCGCCGTGACGCTGACCAACGCATACGCCACGCCGGTGAGCAGGAATCCGTTACGCGTGAGGGTGTCGATCTCCAGTGCGAGTGCGCTGTACGTGGTGAAGGCGCCACAAAGACCCGTTCCGAGAAACAGCCGGATGCGCTGACGCCAGCCGCCATCGGGTCCGAGCAGGGTGAGTGCCTCCAGGGCCGCACCGAGGATGAACGCTCCGGACAGATTGGCCGCGAATGTTCCCCACGGCCAGGAAGCACCCGAGGCCGGCCACATCTGCTCGAACCAAAAGCGCAGCGCTGTCCCGCATACCCCGCCGAGGAACACCGAGAGCAGGGCGGAGGGTCGTAGGTGAAGCCGCGGATGCGGAGACTTCGGGGGGTGTCCACCGGTCACACTCGGTCCCATCGTGTTACGACACATCAACACAGGAACTATCAGCCATCAGTGGCGGTTCGGGACAAGCCCCGGCGAGATCCATCGCGCGTGATGAATATAGCGCGAGGTGTGTCAGTACACGTCGCGGACGTACCGTTTCTCGGCCACGAGCTCCTTGCGGAACTCGAGAGCCTGCTCCCCCGACAACCGTCCGTGCTTTTGAGCAATGGTGAGCAGTGCGCCGTCGACATCCTTGGCCATGCGGCTGGCATCGCCGCACACGTACAGGTGTGCGCCTTCGCGGAGCCACCGCCACATCTGCGCTCCCTGCTCCATCATGCGATGTTGCACGTAGATACGTTTGGCCTGGTCGCGTGAGAACGCGAGATCGAGCCTGCGCAACGAACCGTCGCGCAGGAAGCCGTCGAGCTCCTCGCGGTAGTAGAAGTGCTGCGTGCGGTGCTGATCGCCGAAGAACAACCAGTTGGGTCCGGTGTGCCCGAGCGCGCGGCGTTCTTGCAGGAACCCGCGGAAGGGGGCGATACCTGTTCCCGGCCCGATCATGATCATCGGCGTATCCGAGGTGCTGGGCGGGCGGAAATGCGGTGAACGCTGCAGAAAGATCGGGACCGGAAGTCGCTGAGCACGATCGGCCAGGAATGTCGATCCCACGCCACCACGGGCCGAGCCGTCCGGTCCCCGGTAGCGGACGATGGACACCGTCAGCCCGATGGCTTGCGGGCTGACCAGCGGGCTCGACGAGATCGAGTACTGACGTGGAGTGAGTCTGATCAGAACCTGCTGCCATTCGTCGATACCGGCACGGATGGGGAATTCGCGAATCACGTCCAGCGCGTTGCGTCCCTGCAGCCACAGCTTGCGCGCTTCGCTGTCGGGGCCCCGCAGCAACTTGATGGCGGGCTTGTCGCGGCGCCGCTCGGCGACGAAGCGCAGCAGATCGTCGGTGACGCGGCAGATGTCGTAGTGACTGGCGAGAGCGGTGGCCAGCGGAAGTTCACCGCCGTCGATGGTGATCGGCAGTTCGGCATCGAAACCGGTTGCGGCGAGCCAGCGTTGGACATCTTCCTCGCGGTTCGTCGGATAGATGCCGAGCGCGTCGCCCACCGAGTATTCGACGTCGTGACCGGTCAGGTCGAACTCGATGCGCCGAACCTCCTTGCCGGAGCCGGGTGCGGAAAGAATCTCGTTGTGCGACAACGCCGCCAGGATGGGTGCATCACGGGTGAAGCGTTCCGGCGCGGCTACCGGCAGCCCGTCGCTGCGCAATCGCCGGGCTGCCTCGGCGCTCGCGGCGGTACCGTCGCCGATCGCTTCCAGTAGGTCCGCGGTCCAGGACGCGACGAGTGTTCGGTCGGTGGCTTCTCCATCCACCCGCCCGAGCACCGGAGTGGCTCCCAGCTCGTGTAGCCGCGAGTCTAGGGCCTTGGCGTGACCGCAGAAGTCTGCATATGCGCGGTCGCCGAACCCCAGTACCGCATAACGCATATGGTTCAGGGGCTTGGTGTCGCCGGACAAGGCCGACCAGAATTGTGCGCCGTTGTCGGGCGGCCCGCCCTCGCCGAAGCTGCTGGCGATGAGCACCGCCGTGTGGACGTCGCCGAGATCGGCCGGGTCGCACTCGTCCATCGCGGTCAGCGTCGCGGAGATTCCCGCCGATTCCAGCAGCCGGTGCACCGCGGTGGCCGCGGTCTCGGCGTTGCCTGTCTGCGACGTCCATAGAATTGCGATGTCACCCAGCGCTTCTGTCAGCTTGTCGGGTGCGTTGTCGGCGACCGATCGCCCGGTGGGACGCAGCGTGACCGCGCTGACCTTGAATTCGGGTTGCAGCGAATCCGGATCGACGGCGTCGTTGGTCACCGCGTTGATCGCCAGACCCGGACCCTGCGCGTCGTTCCAGTGGAACGGGGCGAAACAGCTCCCGCGTTTGACTCTGTCGCTGATGGCCGCGGGCAGCTCGGCGGTGCCTCTCCGTGACGCGACTTCGACGATGTCGCCCTCGGCGATCCCGAGCGTCGCAGCATCGTGTGGGTGGATCTCCACGAAGGGCGACGGGTGGAGCCGGTCGAGGGTCTTGATACGACCCGTCTTGGTGAGGGTATGCCAATGGTGTTGCAAGCGGCCGGTGTTGAGCACCATGGGGTATCCCTCGCCGGGGAGTTCCGCGGGATCACGGTGCGCCCGGGCGTGAAACACTGCCCGGCGGGACGGGGTCGGGAAGGCCAGCCGCGGCACGGTGCCGTCCTCGGCGACGTGAAGGTCCTGGCTGATCCCGTCGTTCACATAGCGAATCGGGTTCCGGTCCCCGGCACTGTCGGGTGGACACGGCCATTGCACCGGGCCCTGTCGTAGCCGGGCGTAGCTCACGCCACGCATGTCATACCCGGTGCGTGGATTCCAGAATGCGCGGATCTCCTCGAAGATCTCCTCGCTCGAGGCGTAATCGAAGGCGTCTCCGAACCCCATCGCGGTGGCGATATCGCAGATCAGTCGCCAATCGGGCTGGGCGTCGCCCGGCGCCTCGGCGGCCTGATTGGTCAAGGTGGCGGTGCGTTCCGAATTGATGGAAACACCATCGGATTCGGCCCACAACGTGGCGGGCAGCAGGACGTCGGCGTACTCGTTGGTGGCCGTGGAAAGAAACGCGTCCTGGGCGATCACCAGCTCGGCGCGTCGCAGGCCGTCGATCACGTTCTGCCGATTTGCCACCGAGGCCACCGGATTGGTGCAGATGATCCAGCAGGCCTTGATGCTCCCCGCGGCCATCTGGGCGAACATGTCGACCGTGCCGGTGCCGAACTCCGCACGAACGGAGCCGGGGGGCAAATGCCATTGCTTCTCGACGAATTCGCGATCGGCGACGGACTTGACGGATCGTTGGCCCGGTAATCCCGGGCCCATGTAGCCCATCTCCCTGCCGCCCATCGCGTTCGGCTGGCCCGTCAACGAAAACGGTCCGCTGCCGGGGCGGCAGATGGCTCCGGTGGCCAGATGTAGGTTGCAGATCGCGTTGGTGTTCCAGGTGCCATGGGTGCTCTGGTTGAGGCCCATGGTCCAGAGCGTCATCCACTCGCGGGCCTCGCCGATCCACCGTGCGGCAGTGCGGATATCGGCCTCGGCTAGCCCCGTGATGGCCGCGACCACCGGCGGTGTGTAGGTGGCGAGGAACTCGGGCATTCCCGCCCAGCCCTCCGTGTGCTCGGCGATGAATTCGGAGTCGATGTCACCGTTCTCGACAAGCAGATGCAGCAGCCCGTTGAGCAGGGCGAGGTCGGTGCCCGGCGTGATCTGCAGGAACAGATCGGCGCGGTCGGCAGTGGCGGTGCGCCGTGGATCCGCCACAATCAGCCGTGCTCCGCTGCCGAGACGGTCGGCCATGCGCAGGAACAGGATCGGGTGACAATCCGCCATGTTCGCGCCGATGACCAGGAACAGGTCACTCTGCTCGATATCCGAGTACGACCCCGGCGGTCCGTCGGCCCCCAACGATTGTGCGTACCCGGTGCCGGCACTCGCCATGCAGAGCCGAGAGTTCGATTCGATATGCGTGGTCCGGATGTATCCCTTGGCGAGCTTGTTGGCCAGATATTGCGCTTCCAGGCTCATCTGGCCGGACACGTACAGCGCAATCGCATCGGGTCCGTCGTTGTCGAGGATGTGGCGGAGCCGTCGTCCGGTCTCGGCGGTCGTGGTCGCCAACGGTGCGGGGACGAGTTCCTGGTCGCGAG
The nucleotide sequence above comes from Mycobacteroides saopaulense. Encoded proteins:
- a CDS encoding GlxA family transcriptional regulator, translating into MGTKTVAALALDGVITYDLACAVQMFRRGPGRSGQPDGFDLVTCGHRPGSVWTPDGFNLEVEHGIDALETADIVVVPARAPHDYPPPDEVLGALTSAHQRGAVLFSICLGAFVLAAAGLLDGRPATTHWEYCDDMRRLYPLVDLRPDALYVDDGDILTSAGLSAGMDLCLHVVRRELGAAAASDMARWNVMAPHRDGGQAQFIPPSKTSHDSSGIGPTLSWAAERLADVDDVSTLARHAHLSLRTFNRRFGEEVGTTPKRWLDVQRATRARELLENTDMTMESIAAQCGFGSVTAMRTHLRKVTATTPSAYRRAFRR
- a CDS encoding HD domain-containing protein → MPLAAVGAAVLTHKMTTTELDWHWATRTGGEVSSAQRRALLGRLFRALPAMVGDAVKTRVGRRGQGRVEFESIAVPDSALALAAEQEARDCVTGHVLEHSYRTYFFGKALALLDGVQVDDELVYVSSLLHDLQLEHPTPGRCFAVVGGERAAQFVRAHGAPEDRAEAVGAAIAAHITLGASENLADPGGFVSAGAGTDVFGLRLSDLDAAWVEELLRRHPRLEFKRHMLKAWANEGAAVPRGRAAWLTRYAAFPLLVKAAPFSE
- a CDS encoding competence/damage-inducible protein A; its protein translation is MLRAGIVVTGTEVLTGRVADANGPWLSEHLREVGVDVAHICVCGDRKEDLIAQLEFLADQGVDLIVTSGGLGPTADDMTLPTVAEFAGTTLIFNAALEAAIMDRLRPMAKRWENVDWEALRVGIAKQALVPAQGQALDPVGTAPGAIMCKGKVVIIVLPGPPHELQRMWSSAVDAAPFRALVGEDAAAIEQTTLRLYGITEPDIAETLRLAESELGSLGALEITTCLRRSEVEVVTRFESSAGPIWDRLHEFIHTRHGSALFSSDGSTVDELVARLLSGRRLAVAESCTAGLLGARIADVPGSSAYFLGGVISYANDVKVGQLHVDPQLLTSHGAVSPQVAEAMADGALKALGADVAVSTTGVAGPGGGTPDKPVGTVCFCAKTAAGEKADLRVVIPGNRNQIRERATTVALHLLRRLLQQ
- a CDS encoding DUF6194 family protein, which produces MTVGIDEGAVIEYIITTFPDLQHEVVQGNWFFFRGDDRQVPVITLMSNEAFDTYSDLGRPAVYRLNIGVGGDTFANIAGGCDVSVEVDYTEFDRILPHPEYGGAKWICVVNPGEDTFADVVRPLLAEACARGRQN
- a CDS encoding GNAT family N-acetyltransferase produces the protein MHASHRPVAPSCLGPVEIDGMTVMLRTPRLSDGPSWRETNLRYEKRLAPAFGRTDMSWAAAHSPYMWIDTWKQALADVARGGASYLLVHLDAGRERVLGHLSMAGRHPRTGGTEVSTWTAGVPHTVTKWAQTSLIIAGFEANPDVPHAVAPLAVQNVAVQKLAESVGWSQLQTCRRLREYGGRPTDHQIWFQSNSTENLATLRRARDALSNNMPSWKVGRRTAVSWGDLVARGHYELRSRCRRTVAAAPDRQIEVVADRPAGTVEIAVDPGSSTTELIGRPRPDAPEDALTPTIADLAGRMALGPATTRRIVVAPRVDDQHLIGALAAHGFQSEGPTLPSLGESFGGRELWAYVAGI
- a CDS encoding GNAT family N-acetyltransferase — its product is MRSKCQTRLSVDRGPVTIEGMTVTLRPPRLADGPSWRETALTFTARLSPAFHRDDMDWESAHSPVMWVDTWRSALADARAGGVSYLLVRIDDGAEKVLGHFSMTGHDPRTGGAEVSSWAVDVPAAVSAWAQLTTVLSAFDASPNLPHALAPVAVSNIRANRFSESMGWTQLQTRRALRAYDGQLSDHHIWLLANTADYRDWIRRRLTEIPLAKMDLAPPTSSAPPAEYLTAWARFAVIRARQLVRRRWHAPASVRSFEISSTSGEVIRIEPADRGRYRVLVGGHPGGSVDVHSDAGTSTTELVPRLSSSISDAARISVVSILASHLADRPDGSRRTVVAVRDVDSALADRLAAQGFLDEGEAPPSLGEPGVKRRMWTLLTTAQPK
- a CDS encoding universal stress protein; its protein translation is MSESPAAHLVVGWDHYPPSTAALRFAVDLGRRLAAHVHVVHIQDMDDEPLDPDGDNWESQSRTAVDAAEAAAHDELAASDVSWEYHRAHGPTAVQLLAVAQRHDALMIVLGSPRGGPASALDTLLGQSVSHRLIGARRVPLVLVPGG
- the crcB gene encoding fluoride efflux transporter CrcB, translated to MMVVAVILAGALGAVLRFVVDSAVKYRWTRRFPWTTLFINLTGSALIGLLAGLVVFHHASPQLLTLLGTGFCGGYTTFSTASVESVRLIEQRRWALALYNTFGTLLGSVGACAAGLALGWALA
- a CDS encoding fluoride efflux transporter FluC — encoded protein: MGPSVTGGHPPKSPHPRLHLRPSALLSVFLGGVCGTALRFWFEQMWPASGASWPWGTFAANLSGAFILGAALEALTLLGPDGGWRQRIRLFLGTGLCGAFTTYSALALEIDTLTRNGFLLTGVAYALVSVTAGLVAALGGIAAAARVLARYSGGPE
- a CDS encoding bifunctional nitrate reductase/sulfite reductase flavoprotein subunit alpha; translation: MTELSAPPSTRRAACSYCGVGCGVVVRTDAPSAGPVTIATVEGDALHPSNHGRLCTKGATHAQLMAADGRMTTAHVRSTRDQELVPAPLATTTAETGRRLRHILDNDGPDAIALYVSGQMSLEAQYLANKLAKGYIRTTHIESNSRLCMASAGTGYAQSLGADGPPGSYSDIEQSDLFLVIGANMADCHPILFLRMADRLGSGARLIVADPRRTATADRADLFLQITPGTDLALLNGLLHLLVENGDIDSEFIAEHTEGWAGMPEFLATYTPPVVAAITGLAEADIRTAARWIGEAREWMTLWTMGLNQSTHGTWNTNAICNLHLATGAICRPGSGPFSLTGQPNAMGGREMGYMGPGLPGQRSVKSVADREFVEKQWHLPPGSVRAEFGTGTVDMFAQMAAGSIKACWIICTNPVASVANRQNVIDGLRRAELVIAQDAFLSTATNEYADVLLPATLWAESDGVSINSERTATLTNQAAEAPGDAQPDWRLICDIATAMGFGDAFDYASSEEIFEEIRAFWNPRTGYDMRGVSYARLRQGPVQWPCPPDSAGDRNPIRYVNDGISQDLHVAEDGTVPRLAFPTPSRRAVFHARAHRDPAELPGEGYPMVLNTGRLQHHWHTLTKTGRIKTLDRLHPSPFVEIHPHDAATLGIAEGDIVEVASRRGTAELPAAISDRVKRGSCFAPFHWNDAQGPGLAINAVTNDAVDPDSLQPEFKVSAVTLRPTGRSVADNAPDKLTEALGDIAILWTSQTGNAETAATAVHRLLESAGISATLTAMDECDPADLGDVHTAVLIASSFGEGGPPDNGAQFWSALSGDTKPLNHMRYAVLGFGDRAYADFCGHAKALDSRLHELGATPVLGRVDGEATDRTLVASWTADLLEAIGDGTAASAEAARRLRSDGLPVAAPERFTRDAPILAALSHNEILSAPGSGKEVRRIEFDLTGHDVEYSVGDALGIYPTNREEDVQRWLAATGFDAELPITIDGGELPLATALASHYDICRVTDDLLRFVAERRRDKPAIKLLRGPDSEARKLWLQGRNALDVIREFPIRAGIDEWQQVLIRLTPRQYSISSSPLVSPQAIGLTVSIVRYRGPDGSARGGVGSTFLADRAQRLPVPIFLQRSPHFRPPSTSDTPMIMIGPGTGIAPFRGFLQERRALGHTGPNWLFFGDQHRTQHFYYREELDGFLRDGSLRRLDLAFSRDQAKRIYVQHRMMEQGAQMWRWLREGAHLYVCGDASRMAKDVDGALLTIAQKHGRLSGEQALEFRKELVAEKRYVRDVY